The following DNA comes from Solanum stenotomum isolate F172 chromosome 11, ASM1918654v1, whole genome shotgun sequence.
CTACAAGATACTAATGACCTCTTTCTCTCTGTGGTCGATTTGGTATAATCCGAAAGTTATTGGAACCGCGATATGCATGTGTATTAATTTGATTGGTGCTTGAATTCTTTACAGGAAAAAATTGCTGATGAATGAAACTAGTTAGTTTGTATTCATTTTCTAGTgtgagataaaataaataaattataaaggtAATATGGGGGCCACCTGGTGAGCGTCTCGATTATTCCACCAGATACCTGCTATCTCTCTCACTAGCACAGGTACCAACTAGCTCCGCTCACCAAGGCTTAGCCAAGTGGAAAGAAATATCATAGACTAGTAAACCATTTAGTTAGACTAGCAAACTCTTTCTGTGTAAAGTGAATACCCGGAGATGCTTTTTCATTGCTCTTCGCTCATGAGTTTCTCAGGCGAGTCTAACCGTTTCATCATATTAGAGTGGTTGTTGTTCACTCTCTTAAAAATGGCTTCTCTCGTTGTTGGCTATAAATGGACCATTTGAGGAATCATATTCAATAAACCAGCGTCAGTGTCTTAATAGGCATTTTCAGACCCTAGAAATTTCTGAAAACAAGAACAATGACTAGTAAATTTCcagaaaacatgataaatttgTTTTCACTCATTTTAATCTTCTTAATTATTGATGAAACACCTACTAAACTTTCAATAAAAAGAGTGTACGGTGACGCTATAGTACTTAAAAGGCACGGTGAACCCTCAAAGACATTTGTGGATCGGTTGATATTAATCATATTTGAATCTGACTTGTGTGATAATACAGTTGCTCTGCAGAAGTTATATTCCAATTTCACTAATTGGAAGTTGTCATTTTCCAGAAATACGGGAAATTAGATGTCATTGTGTCAAATGCTGCTGTAAATCCTACCGTGGCTACAATATTAGAAACTAAAGAACAAACCCTTGACAAGCTATGGGACATCAACGTGAAAGCCGCTATCTTATTACTTCAAGTAAGTCATTTGATATGAATAACTTCTTAAGAGAAAAATGTTCGATATTCATGTATGCCTGTAGAAATATTGAGGAAATCAGAGGATGCTAAGATTTTCTTTCGATCATATGTTTTGATTTATTCTACATTCCGTTGTCCCAATATTACTTTTAATTGTTCTTGGCGCTGTGCATAATATTTACTTGAAATACTTGTAGGATGCAGCTCCTTACCTTCAGAAGGGTTCCTCGGTGGTTATAATTTCATCTATTGCTGCTTATAGACCACCTGCTTCCATGGGAATGTATGGTGTAACAAAAACAGCTCTTCTTGGACTGACCAAGGTACTTATCGTGGCATTTTTAGCATATTAAGTTACGATACAAATGGCTTTTTTCCAGGGAACTATTTAAAAATTCTGTCCCCGTTAGCCTAAAAACAAAAACTCATCCAACTACTTTTAAAGGCGAAATTTAGTCCACTATGCTAATGGGGACAAAATTTAAAGAGTGGCCTCAGAAAAATCCATAcagtgaagttcttgaattcTTTTTAGTTTCCTTCTAATTTCTTGTGCCATTTCAGGCTCTCGCAGCTGAAATGGCTCCGAATACTCGTGTGAACTGTGTTGCACCAGGTTTTGTACCCACACATTTCGCTAAGTTCATCACAGGGGATGCTAATTTGGTAAGTTCGCATTACTGTTAGATGTCTTATCTCTCGTTGGTTAAAATATCTGATCGCGAGTTCACAGTTTATTAAGTGGACGCTTATTGTTTTATAGAGGAGAGAATTGGAGGCTAAGACATTACTCAGTAGGCTCGGAACAACACAAGACATGGCTGCAGCTACTGCCTATCTTGCTTCAGACGATG
Coding sequences within:
- the LOC125844155 gene encoding tropinone reductase-like 3, producing MDKKLGQRFEGKVAIITASTQGIGFSIAERLGLEGAFVVISSRKQKNVDEAVQKLRDRGIEVFGVVCHVSNAQQRKNLIDKTIQKYGKLDVIVSNAAVNPTVATILETKEQTLDKLWDINVKAAILLLQDAAPYLQKGSSVVIISSIAAYRPPASMGMYGVTKTALLGLTKALAAEMAPNTRVNCVAPGFVPTHFAKFITGDANLRRELEAKTLLSRLGTTQDMAAATAYLASDDAAYVTGETLVVAGGMQSRL